From the genome of Candidatus Deferrimicrobium borealis:
TGGAGCAGGGTGACCTTCCGGCGCTGCCTCGCCACAATATCGCCCTTCCAGTCGATCCGCTCCCCCGCGTAGAAGATTTCCCCGGTGGTGGGAGGCGTCAGGAACGCGAGGATCCCCAGCAGCGTGCTCTTCCCCGCGCCGTTGGCGCCCGTGAGCGTGTACAGGCGGCCCGCGTCGATCGTCAGCGCGTCGATGGCGACCGCGACGTTCGATCCGTACCGCTTGGTGACCGACCGGAGCCGGTACAGTTCCGTCACGCGGCTACCTCCGCTGGAGGAAACTCAGGAACAGGTTGACGATCAGCGCGACGGTCATGAGGACGATCCCGAGCGCCATCCCGAAGGAGAACTCCCCCTTGCTCGTCTCCAAGGCGATGGCGGTCGTCATCGTCCGGGTGTACCCGCGGATGTTCCCGCCGAGCATCATCGCGACGCCGACCTCGGCGACGACCCGCCCGAAGCCGGCGATCACGGCGGCGAACACCCCGAACCGGATCTCGCCGACCAGCGTCGCGGCGGCACGGACCGGCCCGGCACCCAGCGTGAGGGCCGTGGGGAGGATCCGCGGGTCCGCGCCCTGCACTGACGCGAGGGTGTAGTTCGCCACGATCGGGGAGGCGAGCAGCGTCCCTCCGATCACGATCGCCGTGGGGGTGAAGAGCAGCCCCAGCGCCCCCAGCGGACCTTGCCGGCTCAGGAACCCGTAGACGAGGAGCCCAACCACCACCGTGGGGGCGGCCATGAGGGTGTTCAGCGCGATCACGACGAACCCTTTCCACCGGGAGTTGGTGAGCCCGACGGCAAGTCCCACCGGGATGCCGAAGAGCGCGGCGAAGACGGTCGCCCCCGCGGCGACCGACAGGGAAGTGCGGACCGCGTCGACCACGTCGGGGGAGAACGACCCGATCAGGCTCAGGGCATCGGCGAAGGAGGAGACCAGGAAATCCAATCGGCGGCTCCGCTGCGCTTCAGTTCATGAACGCGTCAGGCATCGATGCCCAGGAGTACGTCGGAAGCCTTGACCAGCCCGCAAACGTGGTCGCCGGTCGTGAGTTTCAGGGATTTCGCGCTCTCCTCGGTCACGATCGCCGTGAGCACCGTCCCCCCCTTCAGGGACACCGACACCTCGGCGTTCACCGGCCCGTGCACGACCCGGGTCACCGTCCCGCACAGCACGTTCCGCGCGCTGACCTTCGCGTTGTGGAGATCCTTCCCGAGGATCACGACGCTCGCCTTGAAGAAGGCGTACGCCTCCACCCCGGGCTTGAGCCCAAGGACTTCGGCGCTCTCGTTCGTGATGACCGAGCAGAGGGTCTCCCCTCCCTTCATCCCGAGAGTGACCTCCGTGCTGACGACCCCCTTCCGTACCTCTTTCACCTTGCCATGAAACACGTTCCGCGCGCTGACTCGCATGGAGACCCTCCGAAGCAGGGAGTAGAGGCGACCCACGTCCCCGAGACGCCCCTCGAGGCGCCCGATGAACCTTTGATGCTCGCCTTCCAGGACGCGGTACAGCCCGACCGTATCCTTGCCGTGTTCCGTGAGTATCGTACCACCGCCGCCTGCGCCCCCCGCACCCCGGAGGACGAGCGCTTTTTCCGCGGCGTTGTTCATCGCGTCGACCGCGTCCCACGCGGTCTTGTAGCTGAGCCCGACCTCCCGGGCCGCCCCGCTGATCGAGCCGCACCGGTCGATCGCCTCCAGCAGGTCGATCCGGTTTCCACCGATTGGCGTCTGGTCCGCCCGTCGCATGGAGAGGGTCGCCACGATCGATACGACGCCATCCGTCCCGCGGGGCGTCGAACGCCGGGCGCCGGCAGGGCGTTTTCTGCCGTCTTTCGCCTTAATTTTTCTTCCCCTCCCCGTGGACGAAAAACAGCTGCTCGCCGTCCACCTGGAACCCCGCGATGAGGGATCGCCCCTCCGGCCCCGTGACGAAATCGATGAGCTTCAGCGCGAGGTCGTATTTTGCATGGGGGAACTTCACCGGGTTGACGGCGATGATCCCGTACGGGTTCCACAGGTTGGTATCCCCCTGCCGGAGCACGACGAGGTCGGTTTTTTTGCGGAACGCGATGTACGTGCCGCGGTCGGCGAGCGCGTACCCGCGCTTCTGGGCGGCCATCGTGAGGACCTCCCCCATCCCCTGCCCCGCCTCGACGTACCAGGCGCCCTTCGGGACGATCCCGGCGGACGCCCAGATCTCCTTCTCCTTCTGGTGGGTTCCCGATTCGTCGCCGCGGGAGATGAACGGGCTCCCCTTCACCGAAATCGCCCGGAACGCCTCCGGCGCGTTATGCGTCTTCCCGACGCCCGCGGGGTCGTCCGGCGGCCCCACGACGACGAAGTCGTTGTACATCACGTCCCGGCGGTCGACCCCGAATCCCGACGCCACGAACTTGTCCTCGAGGGTCCGCGCGTGGACGAACACGACGTCCACGTCGCCCGCCTCCCCCAGCTTCAGCGCCTTCCCGGTTCCGACGGCGACCACGTCGACCTTGCAGCCGAACTTCTTCTCGAAGGGGGGGAGCAGCACGGAGAGCAGGCCGGAGTTCTCCGTGGAGGTCGTCGTGGACATCCGGAGCCGCTCCTCCGCCCGGACCGGCAACGCCAGCCCGAGGAGAACGAGCAACATCGCAATGCAGCGGTTTCGTGGGAACCGGTTCATTCCTTCACCCCCTGTTCTTCGTTTTGAGCCTGCGGCTCGTTATGTAGTTTACTATATAGCGGTTGTCAAAAAAATCCCCTGGCGGATCGGGTCACCCGGGGTCCCCCCGCCAAATGGTGCCGGGGACGCGGATGGTGCATAATGTCTTCTGCGATGATGATCGATGCCCACGGCAGGAAGATCAACTATCTGCGGCTCTCCGTCACCGACCGGT
Proteins encoded in this window:
- a CDS encoding ABC transporter permease gives rise to the protein MDFLVSSFADALSLIGSFSPDVVDAVRTSLSVAAGATVFAALFGIPVGLAVGLTNSRWKGFVVIALNTLMAAPTVVVGLLVYGFLSRQGPLGALGLLFTPTAIVIGGTLLASPIVANYTLASVQGADPRILPTALTLGAGPVRAAATLVGEIRFGVFAAVIAGFGRVVAEVGVAMMLGGNIRGYTRTMTTAIALETSKGEFSFGMALGIVLMTVALIVNLFLSFLQRR
- a CDS encoding TOBE domain-containing protein: MATLSMRRADQTPIGGNRIDLLEAIDRCGSISGAAREVGLSYKTAWDAVDAMNNAAEKALVLRGAGGAGGGGTILTEHGKDTVGLYRVLEGEHQRFIGRLEGRLGDVGRLYSLLRRVSMRVSARNVFHGKVKEVRKGVVSTEVTLGMKGGETLCSVITNESAEVLGLKPGVEAYAFFKASVVILGKDLHNAKVSARNVLCGTVTRVVHGPVNAEVSVSLKGGTVLTAIVTEESAKSLKLTTGDHVCGLVKASDVLLGIDA
- a CDS encoding substrate-binding domain-containing protein, which encodes MLLVLLGLALPVRAEERLRMSTTTSTENSGLLSVLLPPFEKKFGCKVDVVAVGTGKALKLGEAGDVDVVFVHARTLEDKFVASGFGVDRRDVMYNDFVVVGPPDDPAGVGKTHNAPEAFRAISVKGSPFISRGDESGTHQKEKEIWASAGIVPKGAWYVEAGQGMGEVLTMAAQKRGYALADRGTYIAFRKKTDLVVLRQGDTNLWNPYGIIAVNPVKFPHAKYDLALKLIDFVTGPEGRSLIAGFQVDGEQLFFVHGEGKKN